The Sphingobium sp. BYY-5 genome contains a region encoding:
- a CDS encoding ATP-binding protein, with protein MPSAHQLSAAAAPSAVNQSMGMVFQIAGSSSKILIDAPQLAVLGHDPDPCIAMAGQVGSQVKMRVGHSWLVASVRAMTLDQASKGIVADIDFLGEGDEEAPTGRICRFRRGVTRYPTPGTDIFPVSSQDMDQIYAADDRPHVQIGTVYPTSGTRAALYVDSMLGKHFALLGSTGTGKSTSAALILHRICDLSPQGHIVMIDPHGEYGAAFAQNGAVYDVSNLALPYWLMNFEEHCEVFVTSSGSDRTVDCDILAKCLLAARSKNRLAESIGRLTVDSPIPYLLSDLTTILQNEMGKLDKGTGSLPYMRLKTKIDEIKADPRYSFMFSGMLVADTMQAFLAKIFRLPANGKPISIIDVSAMPSDITSVVVSVLSRLVFDYAIWARDEPQRPILLVCEEAHRYIPSSTTGSGQAVRKILERIAKEGRKYGVSLGLITQRPSDLAEGVLSQCGTIISMRLNNDRDQAFVKAAMPEGSRGFLDSIPALRNREAIICGEGVAVPIRVSLDNLEESRRPASGDPSFTELWRQSGSEPDILDRTITRWRNQGR; from the coding sequence ATGCCGAGCGCACATCAACTCTCCGCCGCCGCCGCGCCGTCGGCGGTGAACCAGTCCATGGGCATGGTGTTCCAGATTGCCGGTTCCAGTTCCAAGATATTGATCGATGCGCCGCAACTGGCTGTGCTCGGCCATGATCCCGACCCCTGCATCGCCATGGCCGGACAGGTAGGCAGCCAGGTCAAGATGCGGGTCGGCCATAGCTGGCTGGTGGCCAGCGTGCGGGCGATGACGCTGGACCAGGCGAGCAAGGGCATCGTCGCCGATATCGATTTCCTGGGTGAAGGCGACGAAGAGGCGCCGACGGGGCGCATCTGCCGCTTCCGCCGCGGCGTGACGCGCTATCCCACGCCGGGCACCGACATCTTCCCGGTATCGAGCCAGGACATGGATCAAATCTACGCCGCCGACGATCGGCCGCATGTCCAGATCGGCACCGTCTATCCGACCAGCGGCACACGCGCCGCGCTCTATGTGGATTCCATGCTGGGCAAGCATTTCGCATTGCTGGGTTCGACCGGCACGGGCAAGTCGACCAGCGCAGCGCTGATCCTGCACCGCATCTGCGACCTGTCGCCGCAGGGGCATATCGTGATGATAGACCCGCATGGCGAATATGGCGCCGCCTTTGCGCAGAATGGCGCGGTCTATGACGTCAGCAACCTCGCTCTGCCCTATTGGCTGATGAATTTCGAGGAGCATTGCGAGGTGTTCGTCACCTCCTCCGGGTCCGACCGGACCGTGGACTGCGACATATTGGCCAAATGCCTGCTCGCTGCTCGATCGAAGAACCGGCTGGCGGAGAGCATTGGCCGCCTGACCGTCGATTCCCCCATCCCCTATCTGCTGTCCGACCTGACCACCATCCTCCAGAATGAGATGGGGAAGCTGGACAAGGGGACGGGTTCGCTGCCCTATATGCGGCTCAAGACCAAGATCGACGAGATCAAGGCCGATCCCCGCTACAGCTTCATGTTCTCCGGCATGTTGGTCGCGGACACGATGCAGGCCTTTCTGGCGAAGATCTTCCGCCTGCCCGCGAACGGCAAGCCGATCTCGATCATCGACGTGTCCGCCATGCCGTCCGACATCACGTCCGTGGTCGTGTCAGTGCTGTCGCGTCTGGTGTTCGACTACGCCATCTGGGCGCGCGACGAACCGCAGCGCCCCATCCTCCTCGTCTGCGAGGAAGCGCATCGCTATATTCCCAGTTCGACGACCGGTTCGGGTCAGGCGGTGCGCAAGATATTGGAGAGGATCGCCAAGGAAGGCCGTAAATATGGCGTGTCGCTGGGCCTTATCACCCAGCGCCCTTCTGACCTGGCCGAAGGCGTGCTGTCGCAATGCGGCACGATCATCTCGATGCGCCTCAACAACGATCGCGACCAGGCATTTGTGAAGGCGGCCATGCCCGAAGGCTCACGCGGTTTCCTCGATTCAATCCCCGCGCTCCGCAACCGGGAGGCGATCATCTGCGGCGAGGGTGTCGCCGTGCCGATCCGCGTCTCGCTCGACAATCTGGAGGAAAGCCGCCGGCCGGCATCGGGCGATCCCAGCTTCACCGAACTCTGGCGGCAATCGGGCAGCGAACCGGACATCCTGGATCGCACCATCACCCGCTGGCGTAACCAGGGGCGCTAG
- a CDS encoding MATE family efflux transporter yields MSGEGKGAKDLTQGPIASTLLLFAIPTLASNILQSLNGSINAIWVGRFLGAQALAATANANIIMFLMFSVVFGFGMASTVMIAQAIGARDVDAARRAFGSAVGFCSIMGLGVAIVGWIGAPALLRLLATPAEAFDLALTYLRVIFIAMPATLLSVMMMMGLRGAGDARTPLIFMIVSVAIDLILNPVLILGLGPIPAFGIAGSAAATAVAGFVSLIGLVAFTYAKDLSLRLRGREMAYLWPAADQMRVLVGKGLPMGLQMIVMSVSGLVMIGLVNREGLLVTAAYGAAQQIWTYLQMPAMAMGAAVSAMAAQNVGAGRWDRISRITGYGMGYLFAITSAMIVVILLFHAPLLSLFLGTNQAAIDAAWNMQLLASWSFLLFGCTMILFGVMRANGVVVAPLVILTFTLFGVRLGFYELGYPTLGANALWLSFPAGSLAAFLLAWAVYAQGGWRKAKLMVQPHEEECRESVNSETEPAGRIAPVG; encoded by the coding sequence GTGAGTGGAGAGGGCAAGGGTGCAAAAGACCTGACGCAGGGGCCGATCGCGTCGACCCTGCTGCTTTTTGCTATCCCAACCCTGGCGTCCAACATTCTCCAGTCGCTCAACGGTTCGATCAACGCCATCTGGGTCGGCCGCTTCCTGGGCGCGCAGGCGCTGGCGGCGACCGCCAACGCCAACATCATCATGTTCCTGATGTTCTCGGTCGTGTTCGGTTTCGGCATGGCGTCGACCGTGATGATCGCGCAGGCGATCGGCGCGCGGGACGTGGACGCGGCGCGGCGCGCCTTCGGATCGGCGGTCGGCTTCTGCTCCATCATGGGGCTGGGCGTCGCCATCGTGGGGTGGATCGGCGCGCCGGCGCTGCTGCGCCTGCTGGCGACACCGGCGGAGGCGTTCGACCTGGCGCTCACCTATCTGCGCGTCATCTTTATCGCCATGCCCGCGACATTGCTCAGCGTCATGATGATGATGGGCCTGCGCGGCGCGGGCGATGCGCGCACGCCGCTCATCTTCATGATCGTCAGCGTCGCCATCGACCTGATCCTCAATCCGGTGCTGATCCTGGGGCTGGGGCCGATCCCCGCCTTCGGCATTGCGGGGTCGGCCGCGGCGACGGCTGTGGCGGGTTTCGTCAGCCTGATCGGCCTGGTCGCCTTTACCTATGCCAAGGATCTGTCCCTGCGCTTGCGGGGCAGGGAAATGGCCTATCTCTGGCCCGCTGCCGACCAGATGCGCGTGCTGGTGGGCAAGGGATTGCCGATGGGCCTGCAGATGATCGTCATGTCGGTTTCTGGCCTCGTCATGATCGGGCTGGTCAATCGCGAAGGATTGCTGGTGACGGCCGCCTATGGCGCCGCGCAGCAGATATGGACCTATCTCCAGATGCCCGCGATGGCGATGGGCGCTGCGGTCAGCGCCATGGCGGCGCAGAATGTCGGCGCGGGCCGGTGGGACCGGATCAGCCGCATCACCGGCTATGGCATGGGCTATCTGTTCGCGATCACCAGCGCGATGATCGTCGTGATCCTGCTGTTCCATGCGCCGTTGCTGTCGCTGTTCCTGGGAACCAACCAGGCGGCGATCGATGCCGCCTGGAACATGCAATTGCTGGCGAGTTGGAGCTTCCTGCTGTTCGGCTGCACCATGATCCTGTTCGGCGTGATGCGCGCCAACGGCGTGGTGGTGGCGCCGCTCGTCATCCTGACCTTCACCCTGTTCGGGGTGCGGCTGGGCTTCTACGAACTGGGCTATCCGACGCTGGGCGCCAATGCCTTGTGGCTCAGCTTCCCGGCCGGATCCTTGGCGGCGTTCCTGCTCGCCTGGGCGGTCTATGCGCAGGGCGGCTGGCGCAAGGCGAAGCTGATGGTCCAGCCCCATGAGGAGGAGTGCCGCGAATCGGTGAACAGCGAAACCGAACCCGCCGGACGGATCGCGCCGGTAGGCTAG
- a CDS encoding valine--tRNA ligase — protein MTELPKTFDPADIESRWYAHWEEKGLFRPDRPDATPFTIVNPPPNVTGSLHIGHALDNTLQDIVIRYERLRGKDALWVVGTDHAGIATQMVVERQMEARQDKRSNYTRDQFVEKVWEWKAESGGTITGQLRRLGCSMDWANERFTMDEGFSKAVVKTFVELHKRGLLYRDKRLVNWDPHFRSAISDLEVETIETKGGFWRFRYPLADGVTLADGSDHIVVATTRPETMLADMAVAVHPEDPRYKDVIGKDILQPITGRRFKVVADDHADPELGSGAVKITPGHDFNDFEVGKRAGFKAGEMLNMFDADANVVQTADDLIPDRFLGLHRFRHDGVDGAREAVVAEMKALGLLVPHVTKDKEGEEVSADFEPRTIQTPFGDRSNVVIEPWLTDQWYVDAEKLAVAPMQAVHDGAIEIVPKTWEKTFFNWMENIQPWCVSRQLWWGHQIPAWYDEDGNPYVAESEAEAQALAGNKKLVRDPDVLDTWFSSALWPFGTLGWPEQSEKLSRHYPNDLLISGFDILFFWDARMAMQGMEFMGDVPWRKLYLHGLVRAADGQKMSKSKGNVVDPLGLIDRFGADALRFFMAAMESQGRDVKMDEKRVEGYRNFATKLWNAARFLQSNGVTASTTHEAPAAQAPVNRWIIAETVATVQAIDTALADLRFDAAANAIYHFVWDQFCDWYIELTKGAMDDETRAVAGWAFDQILVMLHPFMPFITEELWHLTGERESELIVARWPQGLAAVDTDAQAEIDWLIRLVSAIRTARTELNVPPGAKLPMVVRDGSEETQRRLDRQGVALARLGRVESLSFGEPPAGGAAQIVVDEATFILPLEGVIDIAAEKTRLAKALAAAEKERDSLGGRLSNPSFVEKAKPEAVAKAREDHAEKTAEADRLKAALDRLG, from the coding sequence ATGACCGAACTGCCCAAAACCTTCGACCCCGCCGATATCGAATCCCGCTGGTACGCCCATTGGGAGGAGAAGGGCCTGTTCCGCCCCGATCGCCCGGACGCGACGCCCTTCACCATCGTGAACCCGCCGCCGAACGTCACGGGCAGCCTGCATATTGGCCATGCGCTCGACAACACCTTGCAGGATATCGTCATCCGCTACGAGCGACTGCGCGGCAAGGATGCGCTCTGGGTGGTCGGCACCGACCATGCCGGCATCGCGACCCAGATGGTGGTCGAGCGTCAGATGGAGGCGCGCCAGGACAAGCGCAGCAACTACACCCGCGACCAGTTCGTCGAGAAGGTCTGGGAATGGAAGGCGGAGAGCGGCGGCACCATCACCGGCCAGTTGCGGCGGCTGGGCTGTTCCATGGACTGGGCGAACGAACGTTTCACCATGGACGAGGGGTTCTCGAAGGCGGTCGTCAAGACCTTCGTGGAACTGCACAAGCGCGGCCTGCTCTATCGCGACAAGCGGTTGGTGAACTGGGACCCGCATTTCCGCTCGGCCATTTCGGACCTGGAGGTCGAGACGATCGAGACCAAGGGCGGCTTCTGGCGCTTCCGCTACCCGCTGGCGGACGGCGTGACGCTGGCCGACGGCAGCGACCATATTGTCGTCGCCACGACGCGCCCCGAAACCATGCTGGCCGACATGGCGGTCGCGGTCCATCCCGAAGACCCGCGCTACAAGGATGTGATCGGCAAGGACATCCTCCAGCCGATCACCGGCCGCCGCTTCAAGGTGGTGGCGGATGATCATGCCGACCCGGAACTGGGATCGGGCGCGGTCAAGATCACGCCGGGGCATGACTTCAACGATTTCGAAGTGGGCAAGCGCGCGGGCTTCAAGGCTGGCGAGATGCTCAACATGTTCGATGCCGACGCCAATGTCGTCCAGACCGCCGACGACCTGATCCCCGATCGCTTCCTGGGCCTCCACCGCTTCCGCCATGATGGCGTCGATGGCGCGCGCGAGGCTGTCGTCGCGGAGATGAAGGCGCTGGGCCTGCTGGTCCCGCACGTCACCAAGGACAAGGAAGGGGAGGAGGTCTCCGCCGATTTCGAGCCGCGCACGATCCAGACCCCGTTCGGCGATCGCTCCAATGTGGTGATCGAACCCTGGCTGACCGACCAATGGTATGTCGATGCGGAGAAGCTGGCCGTGGCCCCGATGCAGGCCGTGCACGACGGCGCGATCGAGATCGTGCCGAAAACGTGGGAAAAGACCTTCTTCAATTGGATGGAGAATATCCAGCCCTGGTGCGTGAGTCGTCAACTTTGGTGGGGGCACCAGATTCCGGCTTGGTATGACGAGGACGGCAATCCCTATGTCGCGGAGAGCGAAGCGGAGGCGCAGGCTCTGGCTGGCAACAAGAAGCTGGTGCGCGACCCCGACGTCCTCGACACATGGTTCTCCTCGGCGCTCTGGCCGTTCGGAACGCTGGGCTGGCCCGAGCAGAGCGAGAAGCTGTCAAGGCACTACCCCAACGATCTGCTCATCAGCGGCTTCGACATCCTGTTCTTCTGGGACGCGCGGATGGCGATGCAGGGGATGGAGTTCATGGGCGACGTGCCGTGGCGCAAGCTCTATCTCCACGGGTTGGTGCGCGCGGCGGACGGGCAGAAAATGTCCAAGTCCAAGGGCAATGTGGTCGATCCGCTCGGCCTGATCGACCGGTTCGGCGCGGACGCGCTGCGCTTCTTCATGGCGGCGATGGAAAGCCAGGGCCGCGACGTGAAGATGGATGAGAAGCGGGTCGAGGGCTATCGCAACTTCGCGACCAAGCTGTGGAACGCGGCGCGCTTCCTACAATCCAATGGCGTCACCGCCTCGACCACGCACGAAGCGCCCGCCGCGCAGGCTCCGGTCAACCGCTGGATCATCGCGGAGACGGTGGCGACGGTGCAGGCGATCGACACGGCGCTGGCGGATTTGCGCTTCGACGCGGCGGCCAACGCCATCTATCATTTCGTCTGGGACCAGTTTTGCGACTGGTATATCGAACTCACCAAGGGCGCGATGGACGATGAGACGCGCGCCGTCGCGGGCTGGGCGTTCGACCAGATATTGGTGATGCTGCATCCCTTCATGCCCTTCATCACCGAAGAGCTGTGGCATCTGACCGGTGAGCGCGAGAGCGAGCTGATCGTCGCCCGCTGGCCGCAGGGGCTGGCCGCCGTCGATACCGATGCGCAGGCGGAAATCGACTGGCTGATCCGGCTGGTGAGCGCGATCCGCACCGCGCGGACCGAACTCAACGTGCCGCCGGGCGCGAAGCTGCCCATGGTGGTGCGCGACGGGTCGGAAGAAACGCAGCGCCGGCTCGACCGGCAGGGTGTGGCCCTCGCACGCCTGGGTCGCGTCGAAAGCCTGAGCTTCGGCGAGCCGCCTGCGGGCGGGGCGGCGCAGATCGTGGTGGACGAAGCGACCTTCATCCTGCCGCTGGAAGGCGTGATCGACATCGCGGCGGAAAAGACCCGCCTCGCCAAAGCGCTGGCCGCGGCGGAGAAGGAGCGGGATTCGCTGGGCGGTCGCCTCTCGAATCCGAGCTTCGTCGAAAAGGCCAAGCCCGAAGCCGTCGCCAAGGCGCGCGAGGATCATGCCGAAAAAACCGCCGAGGCGGATCGTCTGAAGGCGGCGCTGGACCGGTTGGGATAA
- a CDS encoding zeta toxin family protein, translated as MSGPKMQISPRKAEKPSLWIIAGPNGSGKSTLYNRTDIDGWGGSIWIINPDLLTLRLMEQEGLAQNDANRAALDRIQNWLDASIEVHQTIGVETVLSTSKYRELIDRAKARGFDVRMLYVVLESADLQIQRVRLRVSEGGHDVPADKIIARRARSFEQLAIFAKHLDYLAIFDNSRGDPKLVAIKKYKRPLSVVGALPSDLRAVLQANLVIE; from the coding sequence GTGAGCGGGCCAAAGATGCAGATATCGCCGCGTAAGGCGGAGAAACCTTCCCTATGGATTATTGCTGGACCCAACGGGTCCGGCAAAAGCACGCTCTACAATCGCACGGATATCGACGGGTGGGGCGGTTCTATCTGGATTATCAATCCTGATCTTCTCACCCTCCGCTTGATGGAGCAGGAAGGTTTGGCCCAGAATGATGCAAATCGGGCGGCGCTCGATCGTATCCAGAACTGGCTGGATGCATCCATCGAAGTTCATCAGACGATTGGTGTGGAAACCGTGCTTTCCACCTCCAAATATCGAGAGTTGATTGATCGCGCCAAAGCGCGAGGTTTCGATGTCCGAATGCTTTATGTGGTCTTGGAATCGGCCGACCTCCAGATCCAGCGCGTGAGATTGAGGGTTTCCGAGGGCGGACATGACGTGCCGGCCGACAAAATCATTGCGCGTCGCGCCCGTTCTTTCGAGCAGCTTGCAATTTTTGCCAAACATCTCGATTATTTGGCGATTTTCGATAATAGTCGTGGTGATCCGAAGTTGGTTGCCATCAAGAAATATAAAAGACCGTTGTCGGTGGTAGGTGCCTTGCCGTCCGATCTACGAGCCGTTTTACAGGCCAATCTTGTGATCGAATGA
- a CDS encoding S9 family peptidase, protein MKIFLLAGLGMMALATAPALARPFTPADMVALDRIAAPAVSPDGKWLAYQLRSTDLAGNRGRMDLYLLDIGKPGQTPRLIASKPDKNETSPVFSPDGTALYFQSNASGDDQLWRVLLAGGDPVQISKAPGGISGFLLSPDGAKVALWADRPVGARTIDDVKPDAPADAGSGRVYDQLFVRHWDTWADGQRSQIFVMPVSGGPAVSVMGGLVGDSPSKPFGGAEEIAWDAEGRTLFFALRQAGRIEPLSTNLDIFSAPADGSAAPVNLTAANEATDTMPAVSPDGKWLAYAAMKRPGYEADRLVLMLRNIATGETKPLTEGWDRSVASIAWEANGKGLLVTANDVLDNPVFRVDAVSGKVTRLTEKGHAGSVVPLPQGGFVYALDSIQSPADFWKMPATGKPVRLTSVNAQKLAGVDDVSVERYSFKGANGDTVWGQIVKPRGVTGKLPVAFLVHGGPQGSFNDSWSYRWNPKAFAAHGYAAVIVDFHGSTGYGQAFTDSINKDWGGKPLEDLKLGLAAAAAKDAQVDAGNACALGASYGGYMMNWIEGLWADGFKCIVQHDGVFDARAMAYETEELWFDEWEHGGPYYEKPQEFEKWNPVNHVTAWKTPMLVVTSEKDFRIPYTQGLAAFTALQRRNVPSKLLVFPDENHWVLKPRNSLQWYGEALGWLDKWTGK, encoded by the coding sequence ATGAAGATATTTTTGCTTGCCGGGCTTGGTATGATGGCCCTGGCAACCGCGCCCGCGCTCGCCCGGCCGTTCACGCCGGCCGATATGGTGGCGCTGGACCGTATTGCCGCGCCGGCCGTGTCGCCGGACGGCAAATGGCTGGCCTATCAACTGCGCAGCACCGACCTGGCCGGTAATCGCGGGCGGATGGACCTCTATCTGCTCGACATCGGCAAGCCGGGCCAGACACCGCGCCTGATCGCGTCGAAGCCTGACAAGAATGAGACGTCGCCGGTCTTTTCGCCTGACGGGACGGCGCTCTATTTCCAGTCCAACGCGAGCGGTGACGATCAGCTCTGGCGCGTGCTGCTTGCGGGCGGCGATCCGGTCCAGATCAGCAAGGCGCCGGGCGGCATTTCCGGTTTCCTGCTCAGCCCTGACGGGGCGAAGGTCGCGCTCTGGGCAGACCGCCCGGTCGGCGCGCGGACGATCGACGATGTGAAGCCGGATGCTCCTGCCGACGCAGGCAGTGGCCGCGTCTATGACCAATTGTTCGTGCGCCATTGGGACACATGGGCGGACGGCCAGCGCTCGCAGATTTTCGTCATGCCCGTTTCGGGCGGCCCGGCCGTGTCGGTGATGGGCGGTCTGGTCGGCGACAGTCCCTCCAAGCCGTTCGGCGGCGCGGAGGAAATCGCATGGGATGCGGAGGGCAGGACGCTCTTCTTCGCGCTGCGTCAGGCGGGGCGGATCGAGCCGCTGTCGACCAACCTCGACATCTTCTCGGCTCCGGCAGACGGCAGCGCCGCGCCGGTCAACCTGACCGCCGCCAACGAGGCGACCGACACCATGCCGGCGGTGTCGCCCGACGGGAAGTGGCTCGCCTATGCGGCGATGAAGCGGCCGGGTTATGAGGCCGACCGGCTGGTGCTGATGCTGCGCAACATCGCGACGGGCGAGACCAAGCCGCTGACCGAGGGCTGGGATCGCTCGGTGGCCTCGATCGCCTGGGAGGCGAACGGCAAGGGCCTGCTCGTCACCGCCAATGACGTGCTCGACAATCCGGTGTTCCGTGTCGATGCAGTGTCGGGCAAGGTCACGCGGTTGACGGAGAAAGGGCATGCCGGCAGCGTCGTACCGCTGCCCCAGGGCGGTTTCGTCTATGCGCTCGACAGCATCCAGTCGCCCGCCGATTTCTGGAAGATGCCTGCAACAGGCAAGCCGGTGCGCCTGACCAGCGTCAATGCGCAGAAGCTGGCCGGCGTCGATGACGTGTCGGTCGAACGCTACAGCTTCAAGGGCGCCAATGGCGACACCGTCTGGGGCCAGATCGTGAAGCCGCGCGGCGTGACGGGCAAGCTGCCGGTCGCCTTCCTGGTCCATGGCGGGCCGCAGGGCAGCTTCAACGATTCATGGTCCTATCGCTGGAACCCGAAGGCCTTCGCCGCCCATGGCTATGCCGCCGTGATCGTCGATTTCCATGGCAGCACCGGCTATGGTCAAGCCTTCACCGACAGCATCAACAAAGATTGGGGCGGCAAGCCGCTCGAAGACCTGAAGCTGGGCCTTGCCGCCGCCGCGGCGAAGGACGCGCAGGTCGATGCGGGCAACGCCTGCGCGCTGGGCGCCAGCTATGGCGGCTATATGATGAACTGGATCGAAGGGCTATGGGCCGACGGCTTCAAGTGCATCGTCCAGCATGACGGCGTGTTCGACGCGCGCGCCATGGCCTATGAGACCGAGGAATTGTGGTTCGACGAATGGGAACATGGCGGCCCCTATTATGAGAAGCCGCAAGAGTTCGAGAAATGGAACCCGGTCAACCATGTAACCGCGTGGAAGACGCCGATGCTGGTGGTGACGAGCGAGAAGGATTTCCGCATTCCCTATACCCAGGGACTGGCCGCCTTCACCGCGCTCCAGCGGCGGAACGTGCCGTCGAAGCTGCTGGTCTTCCCCGACGAGAACCACTGGGTCCTGAAGCCCCGCAACTCGCTGCAATGGTATGGCGAAGCGCTGGGCTGGCTGGACAAGTGGACGGGGAAATAG
- a CDS encoding DUF2497 domain-containing protein — MGDMTKEPSMEEILSSIKRIIAEEGEAAVQATPRRARAEAAKAALIEPAVEEVLELTEEVMEEDVMPAPKAAAKTPAAPASGKDSILSVESEVAARHSLSTLSSMLVAPQDGQDNTLDGLVRSMLKPMLKDWLDARLPALVEDMVAKEIARITGR, encoded by the coding sequence ATGGGTGACATGACCAAGGAACCCTCGATGGAAGAGATACTTTCTTCCATCAAGCGGATCATCGCCGAGGAGGGCGAGGCGGCGGTGCAGGCTACGCCTCGCCGCGCTCGTGCCGAGGCGGCGAAGGCCGCCTTGATCGAACCGGCGGTCGAAGAAGTGCTGGAACTGACCGAGGAGGTCATGGAGGAGGACGTGATGCCCGCTCCCAAAGCTGCCGCTAAAACGCCTGCTGCGCCCGCATCCGGTAAAGATTCCATCCTCTCGGTTGAAAGCGAAGTCGCGGCGCGCCATTCGCTGTCCACCCTGTCCTCGATGCTGGTCGCGCCGCAGGACGGCCAGGACAACACGCTCGATGGGCTGGTCCGCTCGATGTTGAAGCCCATGCTCAAGGATTGGCTCGACGCGCGCCTGCCGGCGCTGGTCGAGGATATGGTCGCCAAGGAAATCGCGCGCATCACAGGCCGTTGA
- a CDS encoding TolC family outer membrane protein, with protein sequence MTAKRIYERHRAAVALLLLTSALAGAMVAPAQAETLQGALAKAYASNPTLTGARAGQRATDENVPIQKASGRPAVDVTGSFSESILKPTISFTSPQRTVNAQAQLSVPVYSGGAVRNNVKAAKIRVEAGQANLRGTEASIFSQTVAAYMDVIRDNAVVSLNQSNVKALEVNLQATNDRFEVGDVTRTDVAQSESRLALARSDLQTAEANLITSRENYIALVGDAPNALDAPPALPGLPATPVVAVQVALNDNPDILAAKKSRIAAGYDVKVARAGRLPTVSGFTTAGYTNYLHTLDQAGQAAEEGPQINKQAAAGVQLTIPLYQGGRPAAQVRQNQALESQAIEREIEVERSVISQTRAAYASWQASLESIESNKKAVDAANLSLEGVRAENSVGSRTILDILNAEQEALNAKVQLVTAQRNAYVAGFSLLAAMGHAEADDLGLESGTLYDPMVNYERVKGKWLDWSFDSKPTPVATRTVDTPAQNANVDAASSQQP encoded by the coding sequence ATGACAGCGAAGCGCATATATGAACGGCATCGTGCCGCGGTCGCATTGCTGTTGCTGACCTCTGCTCTGGCTGGCGCCATGGTCGCCCCAGCCCAGGCCGAAACGCTGCAGGGGGCGCTGGCCAAGGCCTATGCCTCAAATCCGACACTGACCGGCGCTCGCGCCGGTCAACGGGCGACCGACGAAAATGTGCCGATCCAGAAGGCCAGCGGTCGGCCGGCGGTCGATGTCACGGGCAGCTTTAGCGAGAGCATCCTCAAGCCGACGATCAGCTTCACCTCGCCCCAGCGGACGGTGAACGCTCAGGCGCAACTGAGCGTGCCGGTCTATTCGGGCGGCGCCGTGCGCAACAATGTCAAGGCCGCCAAGATTCGGGTCGAGGCGGGACAGGCCAATTTGCGCGGGACGGAAGCCAGCATCTTTTCGCAAACCGTGGCCGCCTATATGGACGTGATCCGCGACAATGCCGTGGTGTCGCTCAACCAGTCGAACGTGAAGGCGTTGGAGGTCAATCTCCAGGCGACCAATGATCGCTTCGAGGTTGGCGATGTCACGCGGACCGATGTCGCCCAGTCCGAATCGCGACTGGCGCTGGCGCGATCGGATTTGCAGACGGCGGAAGCCAATCTGATCACGAGCCGCGAAAATTACATCGCGCTGGTGGGCGATGCGCCCAATGCGCTGGATGCGCCGCCGGCGCTGCCCGGCCTGCCGGCCACGCCGGTCGTGGCGGTGCAGGTCGCACTGAACGACAATCCGGACATATTGGCCGCCAAGAAGAGCCGGATCGCCGCCGGCTATGATGTGAAGGTGGCCCGCGCCGGTCGCCTGCCGACGGTTTCGGGCTTCACCACGGCGGGCTATACCAATTATCTCCATACACTTGACCAGGCAGGTCAGGCTGCTGAAGAGGGCCCGCAGATCAACAAGCAGGCCGCCGCCGGCGTCCAGTTGACCATCCCCCTTTATCAGGGTGGTCGCCCGGCCGCGCAGGTCCGCCAGAATCAAGCGCTCGAATCGCAGGCGATCGAACGCGAGATCGAAGTGGAACGCAGCGTCATTTCGCAGACGCGCGCCGCCTATGCGAGCTGGCAGGCGTCGCTGGAGAGCATCGAATCGAACAAGAAGGCGGTCGACGCCGCCAATCTGTCGCTGGAAGGCGTACGCGCCGAAAATTCGGTGGGCAGCCGTACCATCCTCGACATCCTCAATGCCGAGCAGGAGGCGCTCAACGCCAAGGTCCAGTTGGTGACGGCGCAGCGTAATGCCTATGTTGCCGGTTTCAGCTTGCTCGCCGCGATGGGGCATGCGGAAGCCGACGATCTGGGGCTGGAAAGCGGTACGCTTTACGACCCGATGGTCAATTATGAGCGGGTGAAGGGCAAGTGGCTGGACTGGAGCTTCGATTCGAAGCCCACGCCCGTGGCGACGCGCACCGTTGATACGCCCGCGCAAAATGCCAATGTCGACGCCGCTTCTTCGCAGCAGCCTTAA